The genomic segment GTGTCgcgaatgcatgcgcgaggatgcgctgcttctgctgtctctgcctaGGTTTGGAGATCGACGAAGAGGCACTGGCGTACATCGAGGCAATTCCTGCACCTATCTCGGTTGTGACTGCTGTCGGCTCCATCCACACAGGTTCGGACTTTTCAGTCGTTTTAGAAAACGCGTCAGTTGTTTTTTTGAAACATGAAGAACGTTTGACGAAGAGAGGCTTGTGGAAGGGAGGAGATGCGACTGGCAGACACCCAGCGAGAAGAGTAGACAAATGTAGATGAAAGGTGTTAACAGAGCTAGCCGGAGATAGGTGCGGCCAGACAAATCGCTGCTGTTTCTCGGCAGGGGTAGAGAACTCGAACGGACATACGCCACATaagcagagaaacaacagGGTGTATTCAGAAATACACAGGCACACTCCCATACACgtattaatatatatatatatatatgtatatatatatatgtacatacaaatatgcaGATATCTACATGCAAGTCCAGATGTCATGGCCGATACATGTCGGGGGGGAAATGGGGTATGAACGTGAGGgaacagaaacgaggagcCTCCGCAGATAGATGTGCACAGAGGTGCGTGTGCAGGTTTTTGCGAAAGAACTCTAAACATGATCTTTACACAGTTCAACCGTTAGTCGGACCACTGAATTTAAAAGGTTTGATTTTCTCTGTCGATGATTCAGGTGCAGATACATGTGTGTCAGTagatgagagagaaatgTCTTCAGGTTTCATCTCGTGAGAATGGGGTTCGAGCGCGACACACGCAACCCAATGCGCCGTGGCTCTGTTCGTGGTGACGGTTAACGCGTGgctcgttgcatgcagtttttttGCGCGAGCATATAGGAGCCGAGACACGATTTCCTCTGTCCCCTCAGCAAATGTGTCTGGTCTTTTTTGCCATTTGTGTTCGAACTTGTGGGGTCATCGGTGGTGAAGTGTGATGCATTTGTGGCTGTTTAAACTACTTTCAACATCTCCCCTCACCACGTCTGCCTGCCATCTCCCTCGGCTCCGTCTCCAGGCAAGAGCTTCCTGCTCTCGCagctcctcgctttctcctaCCCTCACGATATCTCCTACGACCCTCTGCCCGACCCTTCTTCGACGAATTCaactctttcctcttcctctccatcaTCTCGTCGATTTACGGCTTTCCCGGTGGGATACACAGTTCATCCGGGGACGCAGGGCCTGTCTGTGTGGAGCGAGCCTTTGCGCGTGGATCGCCAGACAGGAAGGGTGGTggtggaggaggagaaagggaagcagCGGAAGAGCTCTGTCGGGAAGTCAGAAGTCGAGCAAGTGACGaatgttcttcttctcgacacTGAGGGATTCGGCGGCCCAAATGTCACGCGCAGCTACGACCAACTTCTCTACGCCGTCGCTTCTCTAGTCTCCTCGGAAATCCTCTTCACGACCATGAAAATGATCGATGCACAAGTCAGTTTCCGGTCTACAGGCAGATGCCACGGACGTCTGTACATTCATTTCAATACCTGTCGACCAACCGATATGCCTCTGTAAagatgcgtgtgtgtgtctccgtaTATTATACAAGCATACATGTTTCTGTCTACATGTGTATCTGTAGGAAGAAGTAGACAGTCCGGGGTCTACAGGCAGATGCCACGGATGTTTGTTATCTTCGATCTTTCTACCAATCGCTATGCATCTAAACACTTTCGTATGGGTCTACGTataatacatatacatatacatatatatatatatatatgtatattgaTACCAAGTAGCACTACGATCATTAGTCTCACAGATGATGGTGGTGTGTACTGTACGCGGCCTCACGCGTAAGATTGGGGGAGAGTGTGCGTATTTGTTTGTTCATATATGAAGAAAACTCTTTCTGCGATTGTATCAGAGAAGGTTTTCTGCAGATTTGTGGTCGGCACATTCACCCATTTTGCGTGGACGCATTCGAGGTCGGAGGATGTGATTTTTTCCGTGCACCACACAGAGTGGACGCTGTTTTTGTCGCACTGCAGTCATCCGCGATCTGTTTTTTAGTCTTCGTGTGTCTGTGGccacgcatgcgcatgcgttaGTAAGGAGAGGGGGAGCTTTCGatgtgtgtctcctcactTTTGAATGTAGGACTTCCTGCAGTCTTTAAATATGCATGCTCTTTTCCTTTCGAGATGATTCGGTGTCCGACAAGGGTACACCTACTCACGTGTGTGAGAGCCTCCTCCATCGGGTGCGAGACGCGTatcgtttttttcgcttgtctcgtctctcttctttctcttctctctttcgtttctcctcttcgctcgtcttctctcttgcttcttttcttccactttcgtcttctctggtCTCCGTAGCTTTGTAGCCGCTTTCTCAGCGGGCGTCTGTCgggtttctctgcttcttttctcggcgtctgcAGTCCCTGCAGCTGTTGGAAGACCTGACACGCGACGCGAATTTGTTCAACTtgcgagcgcatgcacagtcGGTGAACGCGACTTCCACTCTTCCACAGCACtccgagaaacgcgagccGAGCCTCGCGGCTGGGAGTTCCAAGCACCAGCAGTCCGAAGCGTCTTCCgggcaggagaagagagcgccAGCGGAGGTGGAGCAGAGTTTAGAGGAGTCTTTCGCAGGTtctgccctcttctcctccctcgccccctgctgtctctcctgggTCGTCCAGGACTTTGTACAGGTGAGGGTGAGGCCCACGGTGttcttgcatgcaggtgACTAGGGAAACGGTTCTCTGCGCGGCAACGAGAAATCCGTTTGCTTCATCAAAGGGTGGAGATGACCGTTCGCTCGCCAGCAGGTGGGAatcctctcctgtctctgtgcatCGACGAGAAgccgtctcgttttttcagTCAGACAAAAGAAGTTgcttttgtgtctctcggCCCAGTGCATATGCATCGGGGAACACCTCGCGATGACGCGTCCGTGCCTTTGGTCGCGTTTCGCCCCCCGGACGTCTTGCAGGTTCTCTCGCGAGAGCACCGGAGGAGCTTGGCTCCTCTTTGACGGACATGAGGAGCTGGACAGCAGCTTCGCGGCCTCTACATCTGCTGGGGAAATCCAGAAGGCTTTTGAAGAGATCAGAGAAACCACGAGAGAATGGGGCAGATGTTTCAGATCGTTTGTGCCTCAGGACTTGCAGGGGCTGACTGCGATGGAGTGGCTCGATCGCCTCATTGCCACACACCGGTGGAGTGCCTCGCCAgcagaagtcgagaagaatttctggaaagaaaagcgcggagcagagaaaaacaagaaaccCGATGATGACGGCGACAACTCGCTTTCACACTCGTTGCGGTATGCAAGCCATCATatgcgagagaaagagaaaagagaaaaaacagaactTAGAGAAGAGATGAGACcacaaaagggagagagacagacgaaaggagGAACACAACAGAGCGTGTCTGGGAACCCTAAAGAGGTAGAAGTAAAATGCAGAAGGgactgtttttctctcggtgtctcctctgcccgTGCTGCCATATCGAGGCATGTTTCTGGGCACTCCTCCCCTGTACCCTTGCTCTGCCTGTGGCTTCGCAAGCTCTGCGGCTTCCGTGCAGTCGGTCCTCTCCCCCTGCCCCCCCCCTGCTTGCATCGTCTGCTTTAAGTcacctctcctcgctttcgaCGACATGCTGCGAAGTGCACTTGGGAAGTTCATTCGCTGAATCTGTTGTAGAATATtatcttcctctctcgttaTTTTGCCAGGTCGTTCTACGACTCGATTCACTGCGTGGCGCTGCCGGCACCTTCATCTTCGTCGGAGGCGCTTCAGCGGCTGGACCTGCTGCCCGTGTCTGAAATGACCCCCGTATATAGGGCGGCCTTCCAGGAGTTCAAGGACTCGCTGCTGAGACGCGTGGCGAACAATTTCAAGGCGAAGaatcgtcttcttcatccatCGACAGGGCGTGGAATCCAGGGAGTCTGTGCTCGGCGCACAggacagaaaggcgagagcagtgagaggagagaggactCAGACGCGCTGTGtggacgcgaagaaggcgccgaacagagaggagaaaacgaacacgAAGTCAGCGGAGAGGTTGGAACGGACAAAGAAGTGACAGACAACCGACGCGGAGGCGTAGGCCGAGTCGCCATGAGCGGAAAGGATGTCGCAGATCTCCTTCGATTTCTCGTCAGAGCGGCCAACCTCAACATGTTCGAAAATGTGCAAATCTTCATGAACCACTTCTCCACTGTTCGGGTAGGACACAGACTACACacacccatatatatatacgcatgtgtagacatgcatgtgcatgcctACGTAATGGGATGTGTGCGTGtgtacatttacatatatatatatatatgtgtatatgtgtatatatatgtatatacataaatatatatgtatatatgtatatatatatatatatattatgtgTCCACGTATAGATAGGGAGTCTGAGATTGAGCGCGCTCAGTATTTGTGTATATGCCTGTGTTTGTTGTATCTTCGATCTCGTTATGTCCGGCTTGTGTGTTCTGTGTATACTGGAGGGACCGAATCGCGTGTGTACGAGTCTCGTGGTTGCGCGCTTCCGGATTGGGAGCTCGGCAGCGAGGCGccgttcttcgttttcacTTCGCTTGTGTTGTTTCGCAGTCGGACTTGGCGAAGAACGACCTCCTGTTGCTTTTCGAAGAAGACATGCGAAGGTTTTTGAACGTGCACCCGCCGGCTCTgcctccgctcttcttctcctttgcgGACTCTCTGCGCCAGCGGTTGCTTCAGCAGTGGCAGCAGCAGATTCGCGGCCAGGagggactgcatgcacaggacattcagcagcagcagcaagaAGAAATGATCCAACAGTTGAAcgagaaagtcgagaaatTCCGAGGCATGTACGTGGCTCGCGAGACTTGTCATAGACTCAACACTCTATCGACGAAGTGCCGCCTCACCGAGAACCTATGAGAATACCCTGAACGCCCCGTTCGAAGACATTGAAGCCTAACGACCCTTTCACTTGCAGAACAACTGATGTGAAGCAGAATCTCCACATGTGTAGGAATGAAATGCAACGCTTGTAGCTGTCTTAATCAACCCACTGGGGTGGTGATGGACAGGTGGaattctttgcatgcatcccAGCGACTGAGAAGGGAGATACGGGCGACGAATGCTCCGaagatatatacatatgtatatagacaAAGGaatcaatatatatatatatatatgtatatatgcatgtatatgtttgCGTTGTacagagcagaagaacaaGTTCGAAGGTACTGTCGAGAGTTTTGCGGCAAACGCCTTCACCAAGTTCAACAAGAAATTCAAAAGCAGCAACAGCGTCTCCCTATGGCGCCACAGGCCCTCGCCGAGTGGGCGATCTACGAGCAGCGGTACGGCTAGGCAGATGAGACACATGGCGCggtgaaagagaaaaaggagggaagCAAAAGCAAagggaggagggagagaaaacgagagaaaggagagcgaaaaaagagaagaaagtgcggagaaaaggacccatagagagagacagacacaaggaaaaaggagacacagacaaggGAACTGGAGAACCAGGTGGAGAAAGGGTGATaagacagaagacaggcaagagagcgaggagacagggcggCAAAATCTCCACGAAGTGAAatcagaagagagagacacacaggtTCGTTGGGTTTCGAATAAATTGTTTGTTCATCAGACTGCAAAGGTCGCTTCTGACAGATGAGGTTAACCGGGGAGGTCGGGATTTCGCATCGGCCGACGTTTGCGAGGAGGAACTGCGAGCGTACGAcgagaaagtcgagaacttgttcctttttctgcacaAGGAAAACACGGTTagttctccatttcttctttttgaAAGAACGCCGACAATGACCACACCTCTCTTTTCACCCGGTTTATCtgacggaaaaaaagaaatgtTCTGTATTTGTCGGCGCCGACACAGTTGCTCTGGTGCAAGGTGAAAGCGTCTTCATCCGTTGTGTTTATGAGCTTACTTCACAGGAGCATTTCTCTGTATAAACGTCCCTACATTTTTAAAAATCTCTCAGTATTTAAGCGTATGTGTGCGCAGGTATGAAAGTGCTGTTGTCAATTGGTCGTTTGAGCTTTGGAGGTGCAGGTGGACTGGTGGGGAAAGGTAGAAGATGTTGTGTCtactctctctccttttcgtttcgtcgcgttcttcttttcctgacACACAGAGACTGCCGGTTCTTCAATGCTTGCAGAAAAAGATAGCGGCCGACATgcagaaggcggaagagcAGACTGTGGCGTTCTTCGCCGAGCAGCTGAAGCAGCACCCGCTGGAGATGCTTCGACCTCTGGAGGAGTTTCGCGCGCTTCTTTTCGAGTGGAAAACTGGCGGTactttttctgctctttgcatgcatccataGGTTCAACGAGGGATCGTTCAGCGAAATGCGCGTTGTTTAGAAGACTATATATCTCTACAGTAATGGAACCAGCCGcacagtgtctccttttgtgGAATAGGCGTGGTCGAAGCAATCGGAGATCCTCAGAAACGGGAAAGACGTGCGAGGAACACACCTCTGTGAAACCTTTCTTCTGAATGAAAACAAGACATCTTTTCCCTGCGACAAACACAAGTACGAGGGGTCTGGTGTCTCCTCAAAATAAACAGCAAgactgtctgcatgcgctttgtATGGAGAGCGTCCAGCCACATCTACTCACAGAACAAAGCAGGCTTCGAGAGACCTCGAGTTCCCGTGTGCCTCTATCTCTGCATATCGCGATCTTTGCGTGCAAAATCGTCGATTCTGCGTGCAACTCTTTCGCATGCGGCTGTCCCTCAGCGTGGGAGATTTTCGAACAGAAGGTGGAAGACCTCCGAGCAGTGCGGCAGATCTACAGCGTGTTTGAGCAGCGACTGACGACGGAGCTGAAGAGATTGGAGCAGCAGAGTCTGCAACACTGGGACGAGAAATGCACCGAAATTGCATCCGTAGGAGACATTCCGGCGTGACAGCGAGAGGACACACACGACGCAGAGGTTTACGAGGGAATCGGTGAAAGCAATATATCAAGCATTTGcccttatatatatatatatatatatatatatataaatatatatatatataagtatatatatatatatatacctatcCATATATCCATGTAGATACACATGTGTGTGCACGTAGATGAGTGGCGTGAGAACGTGTGCACACCTGGGGGTCCGCGAGTAGGTCCAGTTTTGCAGCTCGATTTGGTGGACAGGCGGCGTTTGTTCTGTTGGTGTTTCTTGTTCGTTTGCGTTTGACTTTGTTTAGTGGATTGGTGCTGCGTTCCGGTCCCCAGGACATCCTCCACAAGTGGAGCAACACATACAAGGCGGAGGTGATTGCCTCGTTCCCGAAGATTCAGTCTCTCCCCGTCGACGAAGAtattctgcatgcagcgtccCAGAACAAAATGCAAGACGCGTTGGACGAGATGAACGAGTTGTACTGCGCAAAGACGGCTCCCTGGCAAAAGGTAGAGTGTGcgacttctctgcgtctgacACACGTGGCgtgccgtgcatgcagctgcaaAAGTCCGTCGTGTGTATGGACACAAGGTGCGCGCGGCTTGGGAATTGCCCGTGGGTCGCTGGCTGTTCTGAAGAAGCACTCGCAGTGAACTTGAGAGACCGAATAATGCGTCGAGAGGGGTGTCGCTGTGACAACCATGTTGGTGTAGCTTCTTCTCAAATGTTGCTAGGAGTGCGGCTTGTCGAAAGCCACAGTCCCGTTTGGATTTTGGCAATGTATTCATGCGACATAGAGGTAAAGGACATTCCGGCATAAGACATGTAACGGTAGTCACTTGACAGTCGCCGGGATGCGTAAAATTGGGTTTCATACAAAACTCGTCGGTCCCGACAGACGTAGAGGCTGTTTTCGCGCCCGGCTTTTTCCGTGCTGGTGTCTCAGGTGGCTAGCCAACTGAAGGAAGTGAtgctcgagagacagaaagagctTGAGATGCAGAACGTGGAGGCGATCAAGACAAACTGCAAAGAACCTTTGGACAAGCTTctgaagaagctgcgagTAAGCGCGCATCTTCAGTGCAATCGCAAGGCCGTTCTCCACTACCAAgcgcacgcatgcatgtcttTCTGTTGCTTCAGCTGcacgcttctctcttgtgtttTCGAGTCACCGAGATGTTGAGAGGCAAGGAGTCGATGTAGTTGAACAGATACCAGGTAGTAacgagtggaagaagaacgtGCTTCCGAGGGGGACGACGAGAGTGATTTCATATTGCTCTTTTTCCATTTGTGTCGTACGTACTACAGTGTCTGTGTTTATTCGATTGGAGTTACACATTTCTGGATCGTGGAGGTCTCTCGGCTGTGGTGCGGCCGTTTTCGACGGTTTtcctgcagacgcagactcTCAGAATTTCCTTGCAGACATGTGCTGGTCATTCGTTTTCCGAGGCAGAGAATACGTTGTTTCTGTGCACTGTGCCGTTGGATGACTATGAAGCACTCATTTGTATCATAACATTAAAGCCCCGTTGCTTGccgtcctctttcttttctttcccttCGCGTGTAGCCTGAAGCAGAGAGTCGATACTTTTGGACCacgttcgtttctcttgctcGGCGAGAAGCGTTGGCAGTTCTTTCGTCCCAGAATGCTCAGACGCGAGCTACGGTTCTCCTCTCGGAGCGTCTGGTGAATCGTGTGACAGAGCACTGGCTGGAGACAGATGTCAGAGCGACTTACGCGGACACCATATGGCGGAACATGGTTAATCTGTGTGAGCAGgtaaggaagaaaggaggcacGTTGCAACAAGGGAGGAGGGGGAGGGCAGTTGTCACTCTTGACGCAACCTGGGAGTGCCCATTCTTTCGGTTTTCACGGACGCTGGTGAATGCCGTCAGAAAGGCAAGAACGTGAGGAGAATcagcagcgaaagaaggaaaaacgcggaTCGGTTGGTGGGCATGAATGCCTGTCTAGAGAAAGCGGGTATGACCTTTCAGGGAGCCGGGAAGACTGGTTTCTTGTGCACGGTATCCGTGTGAGGTGACGCTGAAGGGGGAGCAATGCAAGCGCTAGCCGCAACGCGAGGTTGGCGCAGCATGGTTCATTGTTTCTCGTATTTGTGGCTATCTCACTCTCACGCCGTTTTCTGCATTGTGTGTTTGTCTCCAGATCGCGGGAGGAATTATTGGAATCGGAGGCTTAATCGTATTCAGCACATACAATATTTGGATGGGAGTCGGCATGATGGCGGTGGGGGCCTGGCTGCTCTTCGGCATTCTGACTCTCATCGGCTGGATGAGGGGAGCCTTCAAATTCACCGTAAGAACAAATTTGAAAGAACTGTCTTTGTGTGGGAATGGAGGTGGGAGATAGGGAACACGCTGGTACGCTTTTCACGGCGCACAAGTGATGAACGAGGCTCAATGCGTTTCGTTGTAAAAGCCAAAATTTCCCTTGATGAGTAAAGTGTGTTCTTTTGCGTTTGCCTTCCATTCTGTGTTTCACACTTTTCCGTTGCTCTACAGGTCCAGGGTTTGTGGCACGGCCTACAAGACAGAGTCGGACTGGAGGCAGCTGTCGGTATCTTCTTCATTACCGCAGCGATAGTTGGTGCTAGCGGCTTCCGATGGTTCTCGATACGAAAGGCTAGGACTGTCGCGTATGCGGCTGGTCCCCAAGCGTACCAGACAAACCCAATAAGTAAGCCACGTTACCATGCCGGCACGCGGTCCTGGACGTTGCTTTCATCCCCCGGAGAATATTGCTGGCAGTGACGCTGGCCGGCGGCGGCGCTGTTAAGGAAACGAGCCCGAAGATTCAGACTCTCGAAAGAGGAGCTTCCCACATTCGGCGTAAGCTGTTACGTGTGCGGTTCTGCAGGCATGTCCCGACCTTGTTCTGTCGACCCGGTTGCGTACGGTATGGCCCCTGGCCTATCTCGAGCGTCCCAGTCGTCCGTGCCACAGCAGATGGAATTTCCTACTCCTCTCGGGGTAAGGTCGTCGGCAGCACCGAGCTCCTCCATGATGTATGACTCTATATTTCCTGACGCAGAACGAAAGAGCCGTTACTCAACAGCGTATGTAGGTTGAGCCGTCCGTTTACTGGTGGCCGGTCTGAAGACTACCTCAACCAAGGATGCTCTCCCTTGTTTCCCAGCTGTTCCACCTTTGACGTCCTGTATTATTCATTATGGGCAACATGTTGGCAGTGACGAAGATGCTTCCAGCGACCTAGTCGGCGGATCTTTTGTACCAAAGCCATGCTGCTAACCGGCTTTGGAACCTTTAGCTCTGCCCAAGACGGGTCTATCGACATAAGCTTCTGTGCCTGTGGTAATTCTGGTACCTTACTTTTAACTTCAGAGACTAACACCACACTTGTTTGTCATGACGGCTATCCGAGTATCTGTGAGAAACCGGCTGGACCGGTTCATCCACTCGACCAGTCAGTTTCAGTCTCTTTTGCTAGAACTAGACTTGTAAAGTTGTTCGTATGCGCTGCTGTCGGCTTGCGGCTTTCGAACCGTCAGCTCTGTTGGAACAATTTAGGAGTTATTTCTACGCATGGGACGGGAGCAGTGGCTATTATTCCTTGATGAGTCCCACTGATGCGTGAGCTAACAAGATCTGCGGTGTTTCTTCACTTGGCTACTGTTCCGACGTGCCGGACAACGCAGGCCCGGGTCCATTAGCTCAAATTCATTTTTTGGTGCGTGCACCGAAGACACAGATTACGGTTTCTGATTTGCTGGTCATGGCTGCCAGGGAAAAAGGCACTTGATAGTTAATGAATAAACCAAAACTACGAGAAAGGTGTTGGGTGGTAATACAAGCAACGACCGAACCGGAACAACACACGTTATGACTCATGCCGTTACGGGACTTGCTCGAGTCCACAAGGGTTTCATTCTGAAACGAACGTTTAATTTTGTCACAGCCGAAAGGGCACAGTTCTGCTCGTGCTTACAAGTGCTTGACTTGAGCGAGAGCCTTCAGCAATTCGTTTGACTGTTGGTCTAGGGCTCCAGTTGCTGCAACCTCTCTATCCCTTGCTTTCCTTAGAGCCTTCACTAATATTTCCAGGGCTTccactcttctttctttttcatcATTCTGATGACGAAGCTTGGTAGCCTGAACATCCCCAGAGTGCAAATTATTTGTTAACGTCGGAACAGTGATCAGAATAATGCAGACAGACGTACCTGCTGAAGGGCCATCTGTCTGCTAGATGCAACATCGTTTTCGTGCCGCAAGAACTCGCTACAGAAAAAACGGTATGTGGAGCGCACTGAAGGACGACGTTTGCTCTCGATGCTTACTGCAGAAGAGCCTGGAAAATGCTCGTGACATCCGAAGCAGCATTCGGTCTTGTTGTCTCTAGCGTTTTGGGGGAAGGAAGTGACAGcgttccgcttctctctgaagaTGCGGACCCAGGGGTCGACGTCCCTTGCGAACCAGTGGA from the Toxoplasma gondii ME49 chromosome IX, whole genome shotgun sequence genome contains:
- a CDS encoding guanylate-binding protein, N-terminal domain-containing protein (encoded by transcript TGME49_304990~Predicted trans-membrane domain (TMHMM2.0):40-63:1103-1123:1129-1149:1168-1191); amino-acid sequence: MEGLLARVTSTRRTASPAGPAGGSRIARLSPFSLCPSRLCLVFGVALLPLLITFSLPASFHFLDSDSSFPFPFVCSLLSPTPSTSSASPEGGGTVSQSPSFFLLPASASPLASAAGLAGGAVALGARQAESAEVAKASKADKGARRKKKMPPRLLQVVRPNERHTGLEIDEEALAYIEAIPAPISVVTAVGSIHTGKSFLLSQLLAFSYPHDISYDPLPDPSSTNSTLSSSSPSSRRFTAFPVGYTVHPGTQGLSVWSEPLRVDRQTGRVVVEEEKGKQRKSSVGKSEVEQVTNVLLLDTEGFGGPNVTRSYDQLLYAVASLVSSEILFTTMKMIDAQSLQLLEDLTRDANLFNLRAHAQSVNATSTLPQHSEKREPSLAAGSSKHQQSEASSGQEKRAPAEVEQSLEESFAGSALFSSLAPCCLSWVVQDFVQDLQGLTAMEWLDRLIATHRWSASPAEVEKNFWKEKRGAEKNKKPDDDGDNSLSHSLRSFYDSIHCVALPAPSSSSEALQRLDLLPVSEMTPVYRAAFQEFKDSLLRRVANNFKAKNRLLHPSTGRGIQGVCARRTGQKGESSERREDSDALCGREEGAEQRGENEHEVSGEVGTDKEVTDNRRGGVGRVAMSGKDVADLLRFLVRAANLNMFENVQIFMNHFSTVRSDLAKNDLLLLFEEDMRRFLNVHPPALPPLFFSFADSLRQRLLQQWQQQIRGQEGLHAQDIQQQQQEEMIQQLNEKVEKFRGIAEEQVRRYCREFCGKRLHQVQQEIQKQQQRLPMAPQALAEWAIYEQRLQRSLLTDEVNRGGRDFASADVCEEELRAYDEKVENLFLFLHKENTKKIAADMQKAEEQTVAFFAEQLKQHPLEMLRPLEEFRALLFEWKTGAWEIFEQKVEDLRAVRQIYSVFEQRLTTELKRLEQQSLQHWDEKCTEIASDILHKWSNTYKAEVIASFPKIQSLPVDEDILHAASQNKMQDALDEMNELYCAKTAPWQKVASQLKEVMLERQKELEMQNVEAIKTNCKEPLDKLLKKLRPEAESRYFWTTFVSLARREALAVLSSQNAQTRATVLLSERLVNRVTEHWLETDVRATYADTIWRNMVNLCEQIAGGIIGIGGLIVFSTYNIWMGVGMMAVGAWLLFGILTLIGWMRGAFKFTVQGLWHGLQDRVGLEAAVGIFFITAAIVGASGFRWFSIRKARTVAYAAGPQAYQTNPISMSRPCSVDPVAYGMAPGLSRASQSSVPQQMEFPTPLGVRSSAAPSSSMMYDSIFPDAERKSRYSTAYVG